CAGGGGCGTCGGGTTAAAACCGAGACGCAGTTAAATCCGCAGATAAGATTTGGTACGGATGTTCTTACCCGGATAGGTGCGGCAAGCAAGGTGCAGCGGGCAGGGGTGAATGAGTCGCTTCAGGAGTTTATGGACCGGAACGGAGTTCCCCGGTCAGGTCTGGTCACGGTGGTGGGTAATACGGTGATGATGCACTTTGTTTTTGGCAAGAGTCCGAAAGGTCTGGGGCAATTCCCTTATCGCACAAGGTTGCCCTTGAGGCGGGTGATTCAAGGTGCCCGAAACGGATTGAAGTTGCGCACCCTGCCGCTGCTCGGTTCGTTCATCGGCAGCGACTGCACCGCCGCAATTTTTGCCGCGGGGATACACAAAACCGAACGGCTGACGCTTTTAGTTGATGCCGGAACTAATGGTGAGGTGGTTTTGGGTAACCGGCACAAAATTGTTGCCTGTTCCACCGCAGCCGGACCGGCTTTTGAAGGGGCAACTTTGAGTTGTGGTGTGCTTGCGGTACCAGGGGCAATTAAGAGTTGCCGGTTGCGGCGGGGCATATGGGTCGTGAAGACGGTGGGAAGTAAAGTTCCAACTGGAATCTGTGGTTCGGGCGTACTGGATGTTATTGCTGAAGCGTTGCGCGTAGGTTTGATTGAGCCCGGGGGTAGACTGAACCAGGGCGAGCGGCTTCAAATTTATGGTAAGGAACCGGCAGGTGTTTATCTCACGCAGGCGGACATCAGAGAGGTGCAACTGGCAAAGGCGGCGATTGCCACGGGCATAAAGTTGTTGTGGCAAGAGTGGTCGGGAAGGAAAATCGAGCGGGTGGTGATTACCGGTCGGTTTGGCGGTAAGTTAAACCACCGGGCAGCAATGGCGATTGGGCTTTTGCCGGTTTTGCCGGAGTCGGTGATTTACCAGAAACCAGACCTGGCACTGGCAGGAGCGATAAAGGCGGTGCTTGAGCCGGAAGTGCTAAAACAGGCTGAGGAGTTGAGTAATCGGGTGACCGAGATTCGGCTTGCGGAGCATCCCGATTTTGAAAAGATGTTTGTTGAATCACTGGCGTTAACAGAATGGCACTCTTAGAAAGAAAACGGCTGGAAGGTTTGCGCGCGGAACGGCTTGAGGAACTGAAGAGTTTGAAGGCGCAGGGGAAAAAGGTGGTGGGTTACTTCTGCCTTTATGCGCCGGTGGAAATTATCCAGGCGGCGGGCGCGGTTCCGGTGCGGCTGGCGCGTGCCGATTATCAGAGTGAACTGGAAGGCGAGCGGTTTCTGCGGGCGGATGCCTGTCCGTTTTGTAAGGCGAGTCTGGGGAAGTTTGCCCACGACCCGTTGTATCAACTAATTGACGCTGTGGTCAGTGTCAATACCTGTGATATGATGCGCCGGTTGCCGGAGTCGATAACGGCAAACTTTTCGTTGCCGGTGTTTTCGCTTTATCTGCCGCGCACCAGTGAACCGTTTCCCAATCGGTTGAGTGCGTTTCAAGCCGGATTGGTGGACTTGAAGGAGTGGTTGGGCAGTTTGACCGGTCAGGAGTGGCAAAACGAGCGGCTGAAAGAAGCGATTAATGAGATGAACCAGTTGCGGCGCAAACTTCAGGAACTGGACCAGAGCCGGGCGGAAAAACCGCCGAAAATTCGGGGCGGTGAACTGTTTGATATCGTAGCACTGGCAACACTGCTACCACCCAGAAGGATGCTAAATTTGCTGAATGAGTTGTTATCAATGGTTTGGGCGGCGCCAGGAACGGTGGACAAGAATCGGGTCCGGCTGCTGTTGACCGGTAGTATCTTATCAGAAGAGGACCGGACACTAATCGAAATTGTTGAAGAAGGAGCGGATATTGTTGCGGATACGGTATGTACCGGTAGTAGATGGTTTCACGAGGAGTTAAAGGTTGAAGAGGAGCCGTTTGCCGGGCTTGCCCGCTTTTATTTTAATCGAACACCGTGCGCCTGCCGCAGGCCCAACAATGCGCTTTTTGATTACATCAGAGAGCAGGTACAGGAGCGAAAGGTTCAGGGGATTGTCAACAAGAGTTTGCTTTACTGCGACGCCTATCGTTTTGAGGGAAAATGGCTGCGCCAGGAGATTGGCATTCCGGTGCTGGAGGTTGATGGCGACTATTCCCAGGAGAACCTCCAGCAGTTGCGCACCCGGATTGAGGCGTTTCTTGAGATGTTGCGATGAGGAAACTGGATTATTACGACCCGGAACCGGCGCGGATTACATTTGATGAGTGGGACGATTTGTTTCAGAAAATCCCGGACGAGTTGATTGAAAAATTTCACTACTTTGCACCCAATCAGGAGGCATGGTCAAAATACCTTTTCCCCCCGCAGGTCTTTGCCATCTACGGAGCAAGGCATCTGCGCCGTCTGAAGTTTGACAACTCGCTTGCCGCATTGCGAATGTGGGGTTTTGTCCAGAATGAGATTGAACGGCTGTTTCGTGCCCGACAGATTGGGAAAAAGGTTGTGGCGGTGATGGGCGATTTAGGACCACTAGCGGTGATTGTGGATTCGGTGGGGGCAAAGCCGGGTTCGGATAAAGACGATAGGGAGTGTGTGGCGTTTTATCCGGACTGCTGGTGGTGGACCCCTTTTGCGATGGAGAGTAAGGTGTTACTGGAAAAGGCGGCAGAGTTAGGTATCGGCGATGCCACCTGTTTTTCCCGGGCGGCACTGGGCGCCTTTGCCAAGCACAGTTACTTTCCGGACCCGGATTTGGTGATTGCGGCAACCGGTGCATCGTGCGACGACTATTCTGGGGTGGAGAGCCTGGTGGCAAAGATGGTGCCCGAGGTTATTTGGGTGGAAACACCACCCCGCTGCGTTGAATCCAAGGCAAGGGAAAGGGTTGAGTTGATGCTGGTTGAGGAGTATCAACGGGTGATTGAAAAACTTGAGGGGCTGACCGGTGTCAAGGTGACCGAGGAGATGTTGCAACAGGGGGTGCGACGGGCAAATCATTTGCGTCGTCTTACCCAGCGGTTTAAGGAACTGGCTTACGGTTATGGTGTGTTCCCGGCGCTGGAAACGATGGTTGTGGAGTTTGGCTGTCTGCACGGCTACTCCGATTTTGCGGAGTGGACCGCGATTGTCGAGCATCTGGTAGAGACCGCCACAGTGCGATTGCAGCAGGGTAAAACGGTGCTGGCGGGTGACAGTTTGCGGATTGGCTGGGTGACACCACCCGCCGACCCGTTGCTTTTGTGTTATGTTGAAGACCAGGGAGCACGGGTTGTCGCGACCGAATATGTGATTAATCAGGCATTGAGTTTGATTGATGAGACGGTACCGCCCCTTTTAGGTATCGCCCGGTCCCTGCTCAACGCTTCTTTGATTGGTTCGTCAAGAGAAAGGGCGGCGATGTTTGTCCGGGCAGCGCAGCAATGGCAAGCCGAAGGTGTGATTGTTTCCGGAATTTTAGGTGGTTCGCACTGCGCGATGGAGTCGCGATTGATTGGTGATTATATTAAACAGAAACTGGACATTCCGATTCTGGAGTTTGATGTTGCGCCGCCGAATAAGGCGATTGACCGTCAAACCCAGACCAGGATTGACGCATTTCTGGAACTGGTGCGGAGCCGGCGATGAAGGAGTTGCTCAATCCCCGGGAACGGTTTTCTCTGCTCGTGATTGACGAACCTCAGGACCGGGTGCCGATTTTTCCGTTATTGACCGCCCGTGCCGCAAAATTTTGCGGGGTGAGTTTGCGCGACTACTACACCGATGGGTTGATGATGGCGCAATGTCAGTTGCGCGCCCGGGAGTTTTACAACACCGACTTCATCTCAATTTTTTCTGAGGTGGGTTTGATTGCCGAGGCAATAGGTTCGGAGTTTGTTTATCCGGAAGACGACCTGCCGGTGCTGGCGCGTCCGCGCTGGAACACAGTTGAAGATGCCGCCCGGGGTTTGAAGAGCGAAATGGCGCTTGCGGGTCGGGTGAAGGTTTATCTGGATGCGATTAGTTATGTCTGGGAGGCGATTGCCGATGTTGTGCCGGTTCTTGCTTATGTACCGGCGCCTTTTACCACCGCCCAGCAGTTAATAGAGCCCGAGGAGTTTCTGGTTGCCCTGCTGGAAAAACCGGAACTGGTAAAGGTAGTCCTTGACCGTGTGACCCAACTGGTAAAGGCGTTTTCCCGACTATTGATTCGCGCCGGCGCGTTGCCCATTTTGGTTGACCCACTCGCTTCCGGTAGTGTGCTCAGCCCCAGGGAGTATCAGGAGTTTGCCCTGCCCGCCGAAAAGGCGGTAATAGATTTCTGGCACCGTTATGACCTGGATGTGGTTTTACACATCTGTGGCGACACGAGTGCAATCGTGATGATGATGCCGGAAACCGGCGCGGATTTGATTAGCGTTGATAAGGTGGACCTTGGCTCGGTTATTGCGACGGTGGGAGAAAAGGTGCGGGTCATTGGCAATTTTGATACGACCGAGTTGTGGCTGGGAACACCAAAGGAGATTGGCGATAAGGTTAGGGAGATGGTCGCGCAGGCGAAGGGCTGTCCGCGTGGTTATGTGGCAGCGACCGGGTGTGAGGTGCCAATCGCCACACCGGAAGAAAACTTGCGGGCTTTTGTCAGCGCGGCACAGGAGGCAGGAAGGTACCAGTTTCCGCCGGAGCGAATTGTTGAAAGGAGATAGCACAAGATGTTGTGTGTCGGAGTTGATGTTGGTTCGGTGAACACCAAAGTGGTGATTTATGATTCGGAAAGGGATGTGGTTGTTGCCCGGTGCGTGGCACCAACCGGAATGAAACCCAAAGAGCAGGCGAAGAAGGTTTTGGAACGGTGTCGGGCAGATGCCGGATTGGAGAACCGGGCATTGGGCAGGATTGTTGCGACCGGTTATGCCCGGCA
This genomic window from candidate division WOR-3 bacterium contains:
- a CDS encoding 2-hydroxyacyl-CoA dehydratase, with product MALLERKRLEGLRAERLEELKSLKAQGKKVVGYFCLYAPVEIIQAAGAVPVRLARADYQSELEGERFLRADACPFCKASLGKFAHDPLYQLIDAVVSVNTCDMMRRLPESITANFSLPVFSLYLPRTSEPFPNRLSAFQAGLVDLKEWLGSLTGQEWQNERLKEAINEMNQLRRKLQELDQSRAEKPPKIRGGELFDIVALATLLPPRRMLNLLNELLSMVWAAPGTVDKNRVRLLLTGSILSEEDRTLIEIVEEGADIVADTVCTGSRWFHEELKVEEEPFAGLARFYFNRTPCACRRPNNALFDYIREQVQERKVQGIVNKSLLYCDAYRFEGKWLRQEIGIPVLEVDGDYSQENLQQLRTRIEAFLEMLR
- a CDS encoding 2-hydroxyacyl-CoA dehydratase, with amino-acid sequence MRKLDYYDPEPARITFDEWDDLFQKIPDELIEKFHYFAPNQEAWSKYLFPPQVFAIYGARHLRRLKFDNSLAALRMWGFVQNEIERLFRARQIGKKVVAVMGDLGPLAVIVDSVGAKPGSDKDDRECVAFYPDCWWWTPFAMESKVLLEKAAELGIGDATCFSRAALGAFAKHSYFPDPDLVIAATGASCDDYSGVESLVAKMVPEVIWVETPPRCVESKARERVELMLVEEYQRVIEKLEGLTGVKVTEEMLQQGVRRANHLRRLTQRFKELAYGYGVFPALETMVVEFGCLHGYSDFAEWTAIVEHLVETATVRLQQGKTVLAGDSLRIGWVTPPADPLLLCYVEDQGARVVATEYVINQALSLIDETVPPLLGIARSLLNASLIGSSRERAAMFVRAAQQWQAEGVIVSGILGGSHCAMESRLIGDYIKQKLDIPILEFDVAPPNKAIDRQTQTRIDAFLELVRSRR
- a CDS encoding DUF4445 domain-containing protein; protein product: MRVRCVPNGMKSLQELLWAKGVNLSGDCGGRGRCGKCRVRLVPDGKTVLACQFVPKHPVTVEVEQGFNRYNARVKRSRSAPSPMNKDLVLVADIGTTTLRLAVIDQAQGRRVKTETQLNPQIRFGTDVLTRIGAASKVQRAGVNESLQEFMDRNGVPRSGLVTVVGNTVMMHFVFGKSPKGLGQFPYRTRLPLRRVIQGARNGLKLRTLPLLGSFIGSDCTAAIFAAGIHKTERLTLLVDAGTNGEVVLGNRHKIVACSTAAGPAFEGATLSCGVLAVPGAIKSCRLRRGIWVVKTVGSKVPTGICGSGVLDVIAEALRVGLIEPGGRLNQGERLQIYGKEPAGVYLTQADIREVQLAKAAIATGIKLLWQEWSGRKIERVVITGRFGGKLNHRAAMAIGLLPVLPESVIYQKPDLALAGAIKAVLEPEVLKQAEELSNRVTEIRLAEHPDFEKMFVESLALTEWHS